A genomic region of Rhodococcus pyridinivorans contains the following coding sequences:
- a CDS encoding fumarate reductase/succinate dehydrogenase flavoprotein subunit, with product MVDVERHKVDVVVIGAGGAGLRAVIEARQRGFSVAVVCKSLFGKAHTVMAEGGCAAAMGNANPRDSWQVHFQDTMRGGKFLNNWRMAELHAREAPDRVWELETYGALFDRTPDGRISQRNFGGHTYPRLAHVGDRTGLELIRTMQQKIVSLQQADHAEHGDYEARVRVFAECTITELLKDDEGRIAGAFGYWRETGRFVLFEAPAVVIATGGIGKSWKVTSNSWEYTGDGHALALRAGATLINMEFVQFHPTGMIWPPSVKGILVTEGVRGDGGVLKNSEGERFMFSYIPPVFKGQYAETEEEADRWYEDQENNRRTPDLLPRDEVARAINSEVKDGRGTPHGGVFLDIASRMPADEIMRRLPSMHHQFKELADVDITAEAMEVGPTCHYVMGGIEVDPDTAAAAVPGLFAAGECSGGMHGSNRLGGNSLSDLLVFGRRAGLGAADYVQSLTSRPIVGDADIDAAARAALSPFDPADTDRAENPYTLHTDLQQVMQDLVGIIRRADEIERALRELDTLRTRIRNVAVEGHRQFNPGWHLALDLRNMLLVCECVARAALQRTESRGGHTRDDHPSMDSEWRRTLLACRLDGGDPFVPAVTVTAERQQPMRPDLLELFDIDELGKYYTDEELADHPGRRG from the coding sequence ATGGTGGATGTCGAACGGCACAAGGTCGACGTCGTCGTGATCGGAGCAGGCGGCGCCGGGCTACGCGCGGTGATCGAGGCGCGGCAACGCGGCTTCTCCGTCGCCGTGGTGTGCAAGTCGCTGTTCGGAAAGGCCCACACCGTGATGGCCGAGGGCGGATGTGCCGCCGCGATGGGCAATGCCAACCCCCGCGACTCCTGGCAGGTGCACTTCCAGGACACGATGCGCGGCGGCAAGTTCCTCAACAACTGGCGGATGGCCGAACTGCACGCCCGCGAGGCCCCCGACCGCGTGTGGGAGCTGGAGACCTACGGAGCGCTGTTCGACCGCACCCCCGACGGACGGATCAGCCAGCGCAACTTCGGCGGCCACACCTATCCGCGACTCGCCCACGTCGGCGACCGCACCGGACTCGAACTCATCCGCACGATGCAGCAGAAGATCGTGTCGCTGCAGCAGGCGGACCACGCCGAGCACGGCGACTACGAGGCCCGGGTGCGGGTCTTCGCCGAATGCACCATCACCGAACTGCTGAAGGACGACGAGGGACGCATCGCCGGTGCGTTCGGATACTGGCGCGAGACCGGGCGTTTCGTGTTGTTCGAGGCGCCCGCGGTCGTCATCGCCACCGGTGGTATCGGCAAGTCGTGGAAGGTCACGTCGAACTCCTGGGAGTACACGGGCGACGGTCACGCCCTCGCCCTGCGTGCCGGCGCCACCCTGATCAACATGGAGTTCGTCCAGTTCCACCCGACAGGGATGATCTGGCCGCCGAGCGTGAAGGGCATCCTCGTCACCGAGGGTGTGCGAGGCGACGGCGGAGTGCTGAAGAACTCCGAGGGGGAGCGGTTCATGTTCTCCTATATCCCGCCGGTGTTCAAAGGCCAGTACGCGGAGACCGAGGAGGAGGCCGACCGCTGGTACGAGGACCAGGAGAACAATCGCCGCACGCCCGACCTGCTCCCGCGCGACGAGGTCGCCCGCGCCATCAACTCCGAGGTCAAGGACGGCCGGGGGACTCCGCACGGCGGAGTCTTCCTCGACATCGCCTCGCGGATGCCGGCCGACGAGATCATGCGCCGCCTGCCGTCGATGCATCACCAGTTCAAGGAACTCGCCGACGTCGACATCACCGCCGAGGCCATGGAGGTCGGCCCGACCTGCCACTACGTGATGGGCGGCATCGAGGTCGACCCCGACACCGCCGCTGCGGCAGTCCCGGGGCTGTTCGCCGCCGGGGAATGTTCCGGTGGCATGCACGGATCGAACCGGCTGGGCGGGAATTCGCTGTCCGATCTGCTGGTCTTCGGTCGCCGGGCAGGTCTCGGCGCCGCCGACTACGTGCAGAGCCTCACCTCGCGGCCGATCGTCGGCGACGCCGACATCGACGCCGCCGCCCGTGCGGCGCTCTCGCCCTTCGATCCGGCCGACACCGATCGCGCCGAGAACCCGTACACCCTGCACACCGACCTGCAGCAGGTCATGCAGGACCTCGTGGGCATCATCCGGCGCGCGGACGAGATCGAACGTGCCCTGCGCGAACTCGACACCCTGCGCACACGGATCCGCAACGTCGCGGTGGAGGGCCACCGCCAGTTCAACCCGGGCTGGCATCTCGCCCTGGACCTGCGGAACATGCTCCTCGTGTGCGAGTGCGTCGCGCGGGCCGCGTTGCAGCGCACCGAGAGCCGCGGGGGACATACCCGCGACGACCACCCGTCGATGGACTCCGAATGGCGTCGCACTCTGCTCGCCTGTCGCCTGGACGGCGGCGACCCGTTCGTCCCCGCCGTGACGGTCACCGCCGAACGGCAGCAACCGATGCGTCCCGACCTGCTGGAGCTGTTCGACATCGACGAACTCGGGAAGTACTACACCGACGAGGAACTCGCGGATCATCCCGGACGGAGGGGTTGA
- a CDS encoding succinate dehydrogenase/fumarate reductase iron-sulfur subunit, which produces MGHQAAFRIWRGDADGGELRDYTVEVNEGEVVLDILHRLQATQAPDLAVRWNCKAGKCGSCSAEVDGRPRLTCMTRMSLFDPDATITVTPMRTFPIIRDLVTDVSFNYRKAREIPAFAPPPDLAPGEYRMQQVDVQRSQEFRKCIECYLCQNVCHVVRDHEENKEVFAGPRYLMRIAELEMHPLDVADRRDVAQDEHGLGMCNITKCCTEVCPENIHITDNALIPMKERVAGRRYDPIVWLGNKLFRR; this is translated from the coding sequence ATGGGACACCAGGCGGCGTTCAGGATCTGGCGGGGCGACGCCGACGGCGGGGAACTGCGGGACTACACCGTCGAGGTCAACGAAGGGGAGGTCGTCCTCGACATCCTGCACCGTCTGCAGGCCACCCAGGCACCGGATCTCGCCGTGCGCTGGAACTGCAAGGCGGGCAAGTGCGGATCGTGTTCGGCGGAAGTCGACGGTCGCCCGCGCCTGACGTGCATGACCCGCATGTCGCTGTTCGATCCCGACGCGACGATCACCGTGACCCCGATGCGCACCTTCCCGATCATCCGAGATCTCGTCACCGATGTCTCGTTCAACTACCGCAAGGCACGCGAGATACCGGCTTTCGCGCCGCCTCCTGATCTGGCGCCGGGGGAGTACCGGATGCAGCAGGTCGACGTGCAGCGCTCCCAGGAGTTCCGCAAGTGCATCGAATGCTATCTGTGCCAGAACGTCTGTCATGTGGTGCGCGACCACGAGGAGAACAAGGAGGTCTTCGCCGGTCCCCGCTATCTCATGCGCATCGCGGAACTCGAGATGCACCCGCTCGACGTCGCCGACCGGCGCGACGTCGCGCAGGACGAGCACGGCCTGGGTATGTGCAACATCACCAAGTGCTGCACCGAGGTGTGCCCGGAGAACATCCACATCACCGACAACGCGCTGATCCCGATGAAGGAACGCGTCGCCGGCCGCCGCTACGACCCGATCGTGTGGCTCGGCAACAAGCTGTTCCGGCGCTGA
- a CDS encoding iron-siderophore ABC transporter substrate-binding protein — translation MTRRSAALLRSAALFTATAIVLTACGSSDTESDSGSAPADGAFPVTVDTKFGEVTIESAPERVAALGWGDAETALALGVQPVAASDWLAFGGDGVGPWAQGLYDSPPELIGTIEPSFEMLAAQEPDLILDTKSSGEPARYETLSGIAPTVGGPEGSDAYLTSLDDQVATVAAALGVPDKGAELLSQIDADFAQAAADNPEFAGKTVTVASYTSEGWGAYVVGDSRVDFMTELGFVNNPQVQAAATDDFFITVSDENLDMLDSDLLIVLPIYVPAAEVTDNPVFQQIPAVRDGRFLVLDSDSHISAAFSTNSVLSVPFALDELVPLVAERVN, via the coding sequence ATGACACGCCGATCCGCTGCGTTGCTCCGTTCCGCCGCTCTGTTCACGGCCACCGCGATCGTGCTGACCGCGTGCGGATCGTCCGACACGGAGTCCGACTCCGGTTCGGCACCGGCCGACGGCGCCTTCCCCGTCACGGTCGACACGAAGTTCGGGGAGGTCACCATCGAGTCCGCCCCCGAACGCGTCGCGGCTCTGGGCTGGGGCGACGCCGAAACTGCACTGGCACTCGGCGTTCAGCCGGTGGCGGCGAGTGACTGGCTCGCCTTCGGCGGCGACGGCGTGGGGCCGTGGGCGCAGGGGCTGTACGACTCGCCGCCGGAGCTCATCGGCACGATCGAGCCGTCCTTCGAGATGCTCGCGGCGCAGGAGCCCGATCTGATCCTCGACACCAAGAGTTCCGGTGAGCCGGCCCGCTACGAGACGCTGTCGGGGATCGCCCCGACCGTCGGCGGCCCGGAAGGCAGCGACGCCTACCTCACGTCGCTCGACGACCAGGTGGCCACCGTGGCAGCGGCGCTCGGTGTCCCGGACAAGGGTGCCGAACTGCTGTCGCAGATCGACGCGGATTTCGCGCAGGCCGCCGCCGACAATCCCGAGTTCGCGGGCAAGACCGTCACCGTCGCCTCCTACACGTCGGAGGGGTGGGGCGCCTACGTCGTCGGCGACTCGCGCGTCGACTTCATGACCGAGCTCGGCTTCGTGAACAATCCGCAGGTGCAGGCCGCGGCGACGGACGACTTCTTCATCACAGTCTCCGACGAGAACCTGGACATGCTCGACTCCGACCTGCTGATCGTGCTGCCGATCTACGTGCCGGCCGCCGAGGTGACCGACAATCCGGTCTTCCAGCAGATCCCGGCGGTGCGCGACGGCCGGTTCCTCGTGCTCGACAGCGATTCCCACATCTCCGCGGCGTTCTCGACGAACTCGGTGCTGTCGGTGCCGTTCGCGCTCGACGAGCTGGTTCCGCTGGTCGCCGAACGCGTGAACTGA
- a CDS encoding MFS transporter, with protein MTRPDDGRPARAKPVLASLILVAAVANSNLAVANVALPEIGKAFDASQTQLNLVAVGYSVGLAASVLYLGAVGDRYGRKTMLLLGMALSVPASAVAGFAPSTEVLFAARVLGGLSAGLAFPTTLALITALWSGAARTRAIALWSSIGGGLTALGPLVAGTLLEQFFWGSVFLVTIPLALIAFALTWIFVPSHVNESTDPVDHLGGVVSIVLVGSLVLGINFVPVDGMETIAVSALVIALVAVILFVMRQLRAANPLFDLRVARRRVFWVAAVAGIIVFGTLMGTMYISQQYLQNVLGYSTLAAGSAALPAAFVMVLVAPQSAKLVGSRGSRFTLLSGYVAIVAGLVVALMLWDEDAHYWVIALGYMCLGAGVGLAGTPASHSLTGSVPVARAGMASGTADLQRDLGGAIVQSILGALLTAGYSASLAATIAASPQATAVDEQTETALEKSFAGAVGIAEHYPQYAQQIIEAARSAFLDGDTRAYTAAIAIVLVGAALVALAFPSRSAEIALLERYAEEDGDAAVDSSEKPAH; from the coding sequence GTGACCCGACCTGACGACGGTCGGCCGGCACGGGCGAAACCGGTGCTGGCCTCCTTGATCCTCGTCGCCGCCGTGGCGAATTCGAACCTCGCCGTCGCGAACGTGGCACTGCCCGAGATCGGGAAGGCGTTCGACGCGAGCCAGACCCAGCTCAACCTCGTCGCAGTCGGCTATTCCGTCGGTCTCGCCGCGTCCGTGCTCTACCTCGGTGCCGTCGGCGACCGTTACGGACGCAAGACGATGCTGCTGCTCGGCATGGCGTTGTCGGTTCCCGCCTCGGCGGTCGCCGGGTTCGCGCCGAGCACCGAGGTGCTGTTCGCGGCGCGGGTGCTCGGCGGTCTCTCCGCCGGTCTGGCGTTCCCCACCACTCTCGCCCTTATCACTGCACTGTGGTCGGGCGCAGCCCGCACGCGCGCGATCGCGTTGTGGTCGTCGATCGGTGGTGGCCTGACCGCGCTCGGCCCGCTCGTCGCCGGCACCCTGCTCGAACAGTTCTTCTGGGGTTCGGTTTTCCTGGTGACGATTCCGCTCGCGCTGATCGCTTTCGCCCTGACCTGGATATTCGTGCCCAGCCACGTCAACGAATCGACCGATCCGGTCGATCATCTCGGCGGTGTGGTCTCGATCGTGTTGGTCGGCTCGCTCGTCCTCGGCATCAACTTCGTGCCCGTCGACGGGATGGAGACCATCGCGGTGTCCGCTCTCGTGATCGCTCTCGTCGCGGTGATCCTCTTCGTCATGCGCCAGCTGCGAGCGGCGAACCCCCTGTTCGACCTGCGGGTCGCCCGGCGTCGCGTGTTCTGGGTCGCGGCCGTCGCGGGCATCATCGTGTTCGGCACCCTGATGGGCACGATGTACATCAGTCAGCAGTACCTGCAGAACGTGCTCGGCTACTCGACTCTCGCAGCTGGATCGGCGGCGCTGCCCGCCGCTTTCGTGATGGTGCTGGTGGCGCCGCAGTCGGCGAAACTCGTCGGGTCGCGCGGCTCCCGTTTCACGCTGCTGTCCGGTTACGTGGCGATCGTGGCCGGACTCGTCGTCGCACTGATGCTCTGGGACGAGGACGCGCATTACTGGGTGATCGCCCTCGGATACATGTGTCTCGGAGCCGGTGTCGGTCTCGCCGGTACCCCGGCCTCGCATTCGCTCACCGGCTCGGTGCCGGTCGCCCGTGCCGGGATGGCCTCCGGCACGGCCGATCTGCAACGCGATCTCGGTGGCGCGATCGTCCAGTCGATCCTCGGCGCCCTGCTCACCGCCGGATACTCGGCCTCCCTCGCCGCGACGATCGCGGCGAGTCCTCAGGCCACGGCCGTCGACGAGCAGACCGAGACCGCACTGGAGAAGTCGTTCGCGGGTGCCGTCGGGATCGCCGAGCACTATCCGCAGTACGCGCAGCAGATCATCGAGGCCGCGCGGTCGGCCTTCCTCGACGGCGACACCCGCGCCTACACGGCCGCGATCGCGATCGTGCTGGTCGGAGCGGCGCTGGTGGCCCTTGCGTTCCCCTCACGCTCGGCCGAGATCGCGCTGCTCGAACGGTACGCCGAGGAGGACGGTGACGCGGCGGTCGACTCGTCGGAAAAACCGGCCCACTGA
- a CDS encoding VWA domain-containing protein, which translates to MTTESGDTERLRRWRLALGEAAEDSTGSLSSADDSAMDAALAALYDTAPGDGTAPRTAGLGASAPRVARWLGDIRTYFPTSVVQVMQRDAVDRLGLTRLLLEPEMLEAVEPDVHLVGTLLSLNRVMPETTKATARTVVEKVVREIEARIAQHTRAAVTGALDRSSRTSNPKLRDIDWDRTIRANLAHYLPEHRTVVPEKLVGYGRRSQAVKRDVVLAVDQSGSMASSVVYASVFAAVLASMRALRTSLVVFDTAVVDLTDKLADPVDVLFGTQLGGGTDINRAIAYSRSLITRPADSLFVLISDLYEGGIRAEMLSRIQEMLAAGVQVVVLLALSDDGAPSFDRDNAAALAELGVPAFACTPDRFPELLAVALERGDVGRWSQSF; encoded by the coding sequence ATGACAACCGAATCCGGAGACACCGAACGTTTGCGCCGCTGGCGGCTCGCACTCGGCGAGGCCGCCGAGGACTCGACGGGCTCCCTGTCCTCGGCCGACGACAGCGCCATGGACGCCGCGCTCGCCGCGCTGTACGACACCGCGCCCGGCGACGGCACCGCACCGCGCACCGCAGGTCTCGGCGCGTCCGCGCCCCGGGTGGCGCGCTGGCTCGGCGACATCCGCACCTACTTCCCGACATCCGTCGTCCAGGTGATGCAGCGCGACGCGGTGGATCGGCTCGGGTTGACCCGGCTGCTCCTCGAACCCGAGATGCTCGAGGCCGTCGAACCGGACGTGCATCTCGTGGGCACGTTGCTGAGCCTGAACCGCGTGATGCCGGAGACCACCAAGGCGACGGCACGGACGGTCGTCGAGAAGGTCGTGCGCGAGATCGAGGCTCGCATCGCGCAGCACACCCGTGCCGCCGTCACGGGTGCGCTCGACCGGTCGTCGCGGACGTCGAACCCGAAACTCCGCGACATCGACTGGGATCGCACGATCCGCGCGAACCTGGCCCACTACCTGCCGGAGCATCGCACGGTGGTGCCCGAGAAGCTGGTGGGCTACGGGCGCCGCTCCCAGGCGGTGAAACGCGACGTGGTGCTCGCGGTGGACCAGTCCGGGTCGATGGCGTCGAGCGTGGTGTACGCGTCGGTGTTCGCGGCGGTCCTGGCGTCGATGCGGGCACTGCGCACCTCGTTGGTCGTCTTCGACACCGCGGTGGTGGACCTGACCGATAAGCTCGCCGACCCGGTGGACGTGCTGTTCGGCACCCAGCTCGGCGGCGGCACCGACATCAATCGGGCGATCGCCTACAGCAGGTCGCTGATCACGCGCCCGGCCGATTCGCTGTTCGTGCTCATCTCGGATCTGTACGAGGGCGGCATCCGCGCCGAGATGCTCTCGCGCATCCAGGAGATGCTCGCCGCGGGTGTGCAGGTCGTGGTGTTGCTGGCTCTGTCCGACGACGGGGCGCCGTCCTTCGACCGCGACAACGCGGCGGCACTCGCCGAACTCGGAGTTCCTGCCTTCGCGTGCACGCCCGACCGTTTCCCGGAACTGCTCGCCGTCGCGCTCGAGCGGGGTGACGTCGGACGCTGGTCGCAGTCGTTCTGA
- a CDS encoding DUF5682 family protein, with the protein MTDALFDRADAPAEIRVFGIRHHGPGSARAVLQALAEFEPDTVLIEGPSDADPVLPLTVADDMVPPVALLAYARDEPARAAFWPFAAFSPEWQALRWAYLHDADVRFCDLPASMSLGAEREVGDRATDNLLGILARAGGYSDFEQWWDAVVEHGTAQAFDEITDAMRALREDVGIDDHTARREAHMRQVLRATVKAGARAIAVVCGAMHAPALTGRLGPAAPDARLLKGMPKVKTTLTWVPWSHSRLSLSSGYGAGITSPGWYHHLFTQPADTTARWFTRVARVLREEDLPVSSAHIIEATRLADTLAALRGRAVAGLDEVVEATRSVLCDGEDVLLGLVSRRLVVGEALGSVSEDTPTVPLDTDLQRNAKSLRLKRSAEARHLDLDLRREIDVARSRLLHRLALLGIDWGRPAESEVRSTGTFRETWTLRWEPELSVAIVEASRWGTTVESAAGATVADRATRSGIALADLTELLERALLADLRTTIPSLVTAIDAAAALDHDVLHLMSALPTLVRTVRYGDVRGTDLSSLEHVCDALLARVCAGLPAAVTGLDHDAADALRTAIDDVHLALALREDPTATVRWLDTLTSVSDRDDIDGLLVGRTTRMLRDTGRLGEYEASVRVARALSVGSSAPAKARWIDGFLGGGGLLLVHDSALFDLVDEWISGLTDDDFVDVLPVLRRTFGSFAFGERRLLGQTVRGERTRRTEAPPAVDRGRIALTATASILGVSA; encoded by the coding sequence GTGACCGACGCTCTCTTCGACCGCGCGGATGCGCCCGCGGAGATCCGGGTCTTCGGGATCCGGCACCACGGGCCGGGTTCGGCGCGTGCGGTCCTGCAGGCACTCGCGGAGTTCGAACCCGACACCGTCCTCATCGAGGGTCCGTCGGACGCCGATCCGGTGCTCCCGCTCACCGTGGCCGACGACATGGTGCCGCCGGTGGCATTGCTGGCCTACGCACGCGACGAACCGGCGCGGGCGGCGTTCTGGCCGTTCGCGGCCTTCTCCCCCGAATGGCAGGCCCTGCGCTGGGCGTACCTGCACGATGCCGACGTGCGGTTCTGCGACCTTCCAGCGTCGATGTCGCTCGGCGCGGAGCGCGAGGTCGGCGACCGCGCGACCGACAACCTGCTCGGCATACTCGCCCGCGCCGGCGGATACTCCGACTTCGAGCAGTGGTGGGACGCGGTGGTAGAGCACGGCACCGCACAGGCCTTCGACGAGATCACGGACGCGATGCGCGCGCTGCGCGAGGACGTCGGGATCGACGACCACACCGCGCGACGCGAGGCGCACATGCGGCAGGTGCTGCGCGCGACGGTCAAGGCCGGGGCCCGCGCGATCGCCGTGGTGTGCGGAGCGATGCACGCACCCGCACTGACCGGCCGGCTCGGACCGGCAGCGCCCGACGCGCGCCTGCTCAAGGGCATGCCCAAGGTCAAGACCACCCTCACGTGGGTGCCGTGGAGCCACTCCCGGTTGTCGCTGTCGTCGGGCTACGGCGCCGGCATCACCTCACCCGGCTGGTACCACCACCTGTTCACACAGCCCGCGGACACGACCGCACGCTGGTTCACCCGCGTGGCCCGTGTCCTGCGCGAGGAGGATCTACCCGTCTCGAGCGCCCACATCATCGAGGCGACACGTCTCGCCGACACGCTCGCGGCGTTGCGCGGTCGCGCGGTGGCCGGACTCGACGAGGTCGTCGAGGCGACGCGGTCGGTGCTGTGCGACGGCGAAGACGTCCTGCTCGGTCTCGTCTCCCGCCGGCTCGTCGTCGGTGAGGCACTCGGTTCCGTCTCCGAGGACACCCCCACCGTCCCGCTCGACACCGACCTGCAGCGGAATGCGAAGTCGTTGCGTCTCAAGCGGTCCGCCGAAGCCAGGCATCTCGATCTGGACCTGCGCCGGGAGATCGACGTCGCCCGGTCGCGACTGCTGCACCGCCTGGCGCTGCTCGGTATCGACTGGGGTAGACCGGCGGAGAGCGAGGTGCGCTCGACCGGCACCTTCCGCGAGACCTGGACGCTGCGGTGGGAACCGGAGTTGTCGGTGGCGATCGTCGAGGCGTCGCGGTGGGGCACGACGGTGGAATCCGCAGCGGGCGCCACAGTGGCCGACCGTGCCACTCGTTCCGGGATCGCGCTCGCCGACCTCACCGAACTGCTCGAACGGGCGTTGCTCGCCGACCTGCGGACCACGATCCCGTCGCTGGTGACGGCGATCGACGCGGCGGCTGCACTCGATCACGATGTGCTGCACCTGATGAGCGCCCTGCCGACCCTCGTGCGCACCGTCCGTTACGGCGATGTGCGGGGCACCGATCTGTCCTCCCTGGAACATGTCTGCGACGCCCTGCTCGCGCGTGTGTGCGCCGGTCTCCCGGCGGCGGTCACCGGTCTCGACCACGACGCCGCCGATGCACTGCGCACCGCGATCGACGACGTGCATCTCGCTCTCGCGCTGCGTGAGGACCCGACCGCGACCGTCCGATGGCTCGACACACTGACGTCGGTGAGCGATCGTGACGACATCGACGGTCTGCTCGTCGGCCGCACCACCCGGATGCTGCGCGACACCGGCCGACTCGGCGAGTACGAGGCGTCCGTGCGGGTCGCGCGAGCGTTGTCGGTGGGGTCATCGGCACCCGCGAAGGCGCGCTGGATCGACGGGTTCCTCGGCGGGGGCGGACTCCTGCTCGTCCACGACAGCGCACTGTTCGATCTCGTCGACGAGTGGATCAGCGGTCTCACCGACGACGATTTCGTCGACGTCCTGCCCGTCCTCCGGCGCACCTTCGGGTCGTTCGCCTTCGGTGAGCGACGCCTGCTCGGGCAGACGGTGCGGGGCGAACGCACCCGCCGCACGGAGGCACCGCCCGCCGTGGATCGCGGCCGGATCGCCCTGACCGCCACCGCGTCGATCCTGGGAGTGTCGGCATGA
- a CDS encoding ATP-binding protein yields the protein MPETGTSETAGSGTDLLRPHAEQQYAHELAALARLDDRPRPPSWQLSPWAVVTYLLGGELPDGTVITPKYVGPRRLIEVAVATLATDRALLLLGVPGTAKTWVSEHLAAAISGSSTRLVQGTAGTTEESVRYGWNYARLLAEGPSADALVASPVMTAMRDGAVARIEELTRIPADVQDALITVLSEKTLPVPELGIEVQATKGFNVIATANDRDRGVNDLSSALRRRFNTVVLPLPASEEDEVAIVTRRVEQLGTALELPTVPAAAEEIRRVVTVFRELRSGVTTDGRTKLKSPSGTLSTAEAISVVTGGLALSAHFGDGVLRPSDVAAGILGSVVKDPVSDRVVWNEYLEAVVRERGDWTDFYRACREITG from the coding sequence ATGCCCGAGACGGGCACGTCCGAGACCGCCGGGTCCGGCACCGACCTGCTGCGCCCACACGCCGAGCAGCAGTACGCGCACGAACTCGCGGCGCTCGCGCGACTCGACGACCGGCCGCGCCCGCCGTCGTGGCAACTGTCCCCGTGGGCGGTGGTGACCTATCTGCTCGGCGGCGAACTGCCCGACGGCACCGTGATCACCCCGAAGTACGTCGGTCCGCGCCGGTTGATCGAGGTTGCCGTGGCGACCCTGGCGACCGACCGGGCACTGTTGCTGCTCGGTGTGCCGGGTACCGCGAAGACCTGGGTGTCGGAGCATCTCGCCGCCGCGATCAGCGGTTCGTCGACCCGGCTCGTGCAGGGAACGGCGGGTACGACCGAGGAGTCGGTGCGGTACGGCTGGAACTACGCGCGGCTGCTCGCCGAAGGGCCGAGCGCCGACGCGCTGGTCGCCTCCCCGGTCATGACCGCGATGCGCGACGGCGCCGTGGCACGGATCGAGGAACTCACCCGCATCCCCGCCGACGTGCAGGATGCGCTGATCACCGTCCTGTCGGAGAAGACGCTTCCCGTCCCCGAACTCGGCATCGAGGTGCAGGCGACGAAGGGGTTCAACGTCATCGCCACCGCCAACGATCGCGACCGCGGGGTCAACGACCTGTCGTCCGCGCTGCGTCGACGGTTCAACACCGTCGTGTTGCCGTTGCCGGCGAGCGAGGAGGACGAGGTCGCGATCGTCACCCGCCGCGTCGAACAGCTCGGCACCGCACTCGAACTTCCCACCGTGCCTGCGGCCGCGGAGGAGATCCGCCGCGTCGTCACGGTGTTCCGGGAGTTGCGCAGCGGCGTCACCACCGACGGCCGGACCAAGCTGAAGTCCCCGTCGGGCACGCTGTCCACCGCCGAGGCGATCTCGGTGGTCACGGGCGGCCTGGCGTTGTCGGCGCACTTCGGTGACGGGGTGCTTCGGCCCTCCGACGTTGCGGCCGGAATCCTGGGGTCGGTGGTCAAGGACCCTGTCTCCGATCGGGTGGTCTGGAACGAATATCTCGAGGCCGTCGTCCGAGAACGCGGCGACTGGACCGACTTCTACCGGGCGTGCCGGGAGATCACCGGGTGA